The genomic stretch CCAGCAAATGCAATTATTATTTTCAGGATCCGTTTCTTGACTGatgaaggttatggagataactTGCTCATGGCCCATGATATTCACACCAAGAACAGGTTAACTAAGTACGGAGGGCACGGCTTCTCTCACATTCTCACCAACATTGTCCCGAAAATGAAGCAGAGAGGCATCCCTCAGTCTGCCATCGACAAGATTCTGGTGGAAAACCCCAAACGTTGGCTAACGTTCAAATAATTAAATGAACGCTGTCCGAATCTTTAGAAATAATTCACAGTTGATTTTAAAGAACGTGTTTTCTGATAGACTGAATTATAATTGATTTAAGCCTTCTTCATAAAATCGTAATGCTCAGCATAAAGGAGAAGTAATGAAATATTCTTAAACCGTGTTGAATCGGGGCAAAGACTTGTGTTGAGAGCTTTGTGGTGATCTGTTGCTGTATAGTTTTGGGTGAGGAAACGTCGAGCAAAGTTAATGGGGTGGATCATACAATTTAGTGTAATAGGAAGGAGATTAAAGCGATTAAACAGCCCAGTGGGGGCTAATTTTAACTCGGGCGATAGTTTCTTGATTTgttgcttgccttcatcaatgtGGACAATTAGTGCTATGCAGAAGGCTGGCGTCAATCATGTATGCAGCCtaaatgtatgcaatattcctGCGATAAACTACATGCCAATACGGCAATAATGGCGGTCCTTAAAAGTTATTTGTTTGCTGAAGACCAGCGTGAATTGTCCCGAGATCCCGGTAAAGTGACGAGACAATTCAAATGTTAATCAACGAATCTTCTCGCTTCTTTCTTATCAATAACTTTCAGATTTGAATAAGAACACCATGTTATTAACAGCGTGAAGGGCAATCGAATCCGAATAAACAATTCATTTGTAATCAAAAAAGTGATTATTTCAAATCTTTATTTTAAACGAGTGAGGCAATGGAATCTTAAACCTGGTTTAACTATTTGTTGAAAATTAtttgaggaaaaagaaaacaatttggtATTAACCTTTGACCCAGACTGTAAGACAATATTTGCCTATACATTATCGGATTTGATATTCATATGTTGACGTAATGCTGTTTGTACATCAAATCAAAGAGCAATTCAATGCTGAAACAAAACAAACCAGACGATTGAAGGTGTTGTATTCTCTTTTAATGAACAGCAACGTTGTATAACAGTAATTTGGGCCCCAAACAGTaacttttttttctaataaaCAGCGTGGAATTAAAATATAAGTTGGAAAAGCAAATGTCTGCTTAACACC from Chiloscyllium plagiosum isolate BGI_BamShark_2017 unplaced genomic scaffold, ASM401019v2 scaf_10921, whole genome shotgun sequence encodes the following:
- the LOC122547138 gene encoding phosphotriesterase-related protein-like; this translates as MHFHMYLIFIRTILERDKLLEFAKLGSYLEYDLFGVELLNYAFCPVVDMPCDIERINWIRFLTDEGYGDNLLMAHDIHTKNRLTKYGGHGFSHILTNIVPKMKQRGIPQSAIDKILVENPKRWLTFK